Below is a window of Oncorhynchus clarkii lewisi isolate Uvic-CL-2024 chromosome 19, UVic_Ocla_1.0, whole genome shotgun sequence DNA.
TTCTTGCACAGTCCCATTATGCACCAAAATCATACAGATCAGGGCTACAGGCCTGTGGCAGCAGCCTCCTCTGCCTTCTTCTGTCTGTTGATGTTCTGCTGGCTCCCAATAGTTGGATCTACCCTGATGTACGATGACCTCGGCAGAGCAATGTTGGTGACCTTATGGCGCTCAGCAAAGAGCAGTCTCTCGTTGGCCTGCCATACTTTGAGCACCTTCTGTAAGCGCATGCCCACCAGATAGAACATCTCCAGTATGCACATGAAGACGCAGAGTACTGAGGAGACCACCATGAAGATGGTGAAGATCTTCTTCTCCATGGGCCTGGAGATGTAGCAGTCCACTGTGTTGGGGCAAGGCTCCAGGGCACACTTGGAGAGACGTGGCATGTCATACCCGTGGTAGATATAGTAGAGAATGTAGAGGAAGGCTACATCAAACCCGGCCTTGAAGATCAGGCTGACCAGGTAGGTCCACCACAGGCCTCCACGTTTCTTCCCTGGGTTGGCGTACAGGTGAGAGCCCTGGTGTTGGGCAGTATACTTTGAATCCTTCCCCTCGCGGTACTTGACGTGCGCCACCACCATGAGAGAGGGACAGGTGACGAAAATGAGCTGTAGGGCCCACAGGCGGATGTGTGAGATGGGGAAGATGCTGTCGTAGCAGACGTTGGTGCAGCCGGGCTGCCTGGTATTGCACACAAAGTCCTTGTTTTCGTCTCCCCACACGGGCTGGGCGGCCACCACGAACACCATGACACGAAACACAaataccatggacagccacacaCGGCCGAACACTGTGGAGTACTTGTTGACCCCGCTAAGGAGGCTCTCTAGTGCTGACCAGTTCATCCCTGCGGACTGTCAACACAGGCACcatgaacacagagagagtcagaaGTCAGTCACAAGGCAAAATGGTCAAACACAGGGTTACAATCCATCTGTCATCAATTAGATATATAGACTTAACCTGGCCACAAAGACACTGACACAGCCAATCGTCCATCCTTTTCAGTGCTGTAAAATAGACTATGATGGCATTGGTGATGACATTAGCTCTCGCTTGCTACTTTGTGACTCTACCACAAAGCAGTCTAGGAAACAAGGTTACTAAATGAAGAAACCACACCCCATTTACAATACAGGAAGTATATTTAATCTAAAACTCTTGATGAAAAGAAATTAGTGAATTGTATTCTTGACACATCATTTCATCCATCATGAATTGGAAGCCTAAATAAAACTAGATCTAAATGGGATATGGTATGTGTATCAGTTTGTGTTACATCATATATAATTAGTCCATGGAGATTAAACTAATCTACCTTCTGATAGGATTTATCAGCTCTAGATGCTTTTAGCGCTCCGAAGCACAGCAATCAATTTTGAAACTATAGGCCTTAAGAGAAATGGAAAATGGAACGCCTACTTTTCCATAATGTCAGTAATGATGTACAACTATTCCACTGTATTGTATGCCTCCAACATCCACTCAGA
It encodes the following:
- the LOC139374217 gene encoding gap junction beta-4 protein-like, whose translation is MNWSALESLLSGVNKYSTVFGRVWLSMVFVFRVMVFVVAAQPVWGDENKDFVCNTRQPGCTNVCYDSIFPISHIRLWALQLIFVTCPSLMVVAHVKYREGKDSKYTAQHQGSHLYANPGKKRGGLWWTYLVSLIFKAGFDVAFLYILYYIYHGYDMPRLSKCALEPCPNTVDCYISRPMEKKIFTIFMVVSSVLCVFMCILEMFYLVGMRLQKVLKVWQANERLLFAERHKVTNIALPRSSYIRVDPTIGSQQNINRQKKAEEAAATGL